One region of Mangifera indica cultivar Alphonso chromosome 3, CATAS_Mindica_2.1, whole genome shotgun sequence genomic DNA includes:
- the LOC123211027 gene encoding probable polygalacturonase, whose amino-acid sequence MKMLVALLLLLALCNANKVTVEESDGQCDYNLILEPRPHSVSILEFGAVGDGKSLNTLAFQNAIFYLKSFADKGGAQLYVPPGRWLTGSFNLTSHLTLFLEKGAIILASQDPSHWDVVEPLPSYGRGIELPGRRYRSLINGYMLHDVVITGDNGTIDGQGSIWWEWFNSHNLKYSRPHLVEFVTSENIVVSNLTFLNAPAYNIHPVYCSNVHIQNLSVYASPESPYTVGIVPDSSNNVCVEDCNIAMGHDAIALKSGWDEYGIAYGRPTTDIHIRKVHLQSSSGSTIAFGSEMSGGISNVLVQKVHLYNSLNGVEFRTTKGRGGYISEIFISDVYLQNIHMAFGASSLSGTHPDDNFDPNALPILDQITLQDIIGENITIAGNFTGIQESPLTNICLSNVSLSINSASSTFWSCSYVHGFSKLVSPEPCPELESSYSSSSTCFSLVNSYGRASAL is encoded by the exons ATGAAGATGCTA GTGGCATTGCTGTTGCTGCTGGCATTGTGCAATGCCAATAAAGTTACTGTTGAAGAAAGTGATGGACAGTGTGATTATAACTTGATATTGGAACCAAGACCCCACAGTGTGTCAATTCTAGAGTTTGGTGCTGTTGGTGATGGAAAATCATTGAATACACTTGCCTTCCAGAATGCCATTTTCTATCTCAAGTCCTTTGCTGATAAGGGTGGCGCTCAGCTGTATGTACCGCCTGGGAGGTGGCTCACTGGAAGTTTCAATCTCACCAGCCACCTCACTCTCTTCTTGGAAAAGGGTGCTATCATCTTAGCATCTCAG GATCCATCTCACTGGGATGTTGTGGAACCATTACCCTCGTATGGTCGAGGAATCGAACTTCCTGGTCGAAGATACAGAAGTTTGATAAATGGTTATATGTTGCATGATGTGGTAATAACAG GTGATAATGGAACCATTGATGGTCAAGGCTCAATTTGGTGGGAATGGTTCAATTCCCACAACTTGAAATACAGTCGCCCTCACCTTGTGGAATTTGTAACATCAGAAAATATTGTAGTTTCAAACCTTACTTTCCTAAATGCCCCTGCTTATAACATACACCCTGTCTATTGCAG TAATGTGCACATCCAAAATTTATCAGTTTATGCCTCACCAGAATCCCCTTATACTGTTGGTATAGTCCCAG ATTCTTCCAATAATGTATGCGTTGAGGACTGCAACATTGCAATGGGGCATGATGCTATTGCTCTTAAGAGTGGCTGGGATGAGTATGGCATTGCTTATGGTAGACCCACCACagatatacatataagaaaggTTCATCTTCAATCATCTTCAGGTTCTACTATTGCCTTTGGAAGTGAAATGTCTGGTGGCATTTCTAATGTATTGGTGCAGAAGGTCCACCTTTACAACTCATTGAATGGTGTTGAGTTCAGAACAACCAAGGGCAGAGGTGGTTATATTAGTGAGATTTTCATATCAGATGTTTATTTACAGAACATCCACATGGCATTTGGTGCCAGCAGTCTTTCAGGGACCCATCCTGATGACAACTTTGATCCAAATGCTCTCCCAATTCTAGATCAAATCACCTTGCAAGATATCATCGGCGAAAACATTACTATAGCAGGAAATTTCACAGGAATACAGGAATCTCCCTTGACCAATATATGTTTATCAAATGTCTCCTTATCAATCAATTCTGCCTCTTCCACTTTTTGGTCTTGTTCATATGTTCATGGATTTTCGAAGTTGGTCTCCCCTGAGCCTTGCCCTGAACTTGAAAGCTCATATTCTTCCTCCTCAACTTGCTTTTCTCTTGTTAATTCCTATGGTAGAGCCTCAGCATTATGA